The genomic DNA GAAAATTCCACGTTTGCGATTGTAGACCGCTGACTCACCAGTCAGCAGCAATCCCGCCTGAAAGTATCCCCCGGAAAAATTTACGGGGGCCATTTTGGGTCGATTCACAATTGACCAGCGATACTCTGCCTGAGTGCGGAACGGTCCGTACTGAGAAGCGAGTTCAAGGTTGAAGAGATGAAAGTTGTCTGTCGGAATATTTCCGGTGTCGACAAATGCAGGAATACCGGTTGCAGAATTGTCGCTCGGATCAGTGACGAAGAAGCCTGGCTGAACGGCATATCGAACACGATTATTCGCGGGGTTTCCAAAACTGTAACCCCCACCGAGATGAACTAGAACGTCATCGTTGTTGACCAAAAGAACGGTTTCTCGTGTCGCAAAGGCCCAGCCTCCATTATTTCCACTTGAAACTCCATATGAGTCTGTGGGAGTTTTGTAGGCGGAAAAGGCATAAGTTCCGTTCTCGTCAGGAAATGTCCCGAAGCCCCGAAGGCCCGTCTGCCTGAATGGGGCAAATGCGAAGGGAAGTTGCCGCTCCATGAACAACAGTTCTCGTCCGCTCGACTCAGCATCCATGCCGAAAGGTTGTTTGAAGTAGCCAGCTTCCACATGATCAACAAATTTTGCGTCGGAGAAGATGACTGCGACATCTCGAAAGCTGGGGTGTCCGGAGGCAGCAAAGTCCAGGTCGATCACGTAAGACGTTGCTTTACTAACGTTTCCGCTGGCTCGCAATCGAACACGACGCAAGCCGGTTTCTGTGTTGACCTTCCCGACTGCGTCGACAGTTGCCTGGTCCTGAATGATCCAGCCCGTGTCGAGTTGCAGAAAACCACCCCATTCAAGCGTGGGGTACTCTGTCTGACTATTTGAAAAAAGTGGTCGCCCCGATTGCACGAATTCGTAGTCTTTAAGATCAGTCCGGGGGGCTTCGAGGACGCTGGGGGCAGCTTCTTGCTGATTTCCATTCTCTGCGGTTGTGATTGCTTGCGGCACAGATGCGGCAGTAGGTGCAGGCGGAGGTACGAGAAGTGGATCAGAATTGTCCACGGCAGCAGGCTGTGCGTAGATTTGTGCAGAACAACACGAAATCCAGACAATCGAAACAAGAATCGACTCTGGAAATCGCATTTCTGATGCCGTTGGTGATCGAAGAAGGTCAGACTGCTGCTTCGATTCCAACATACCGAATCAAAGCAATTTTGCCTTATCGATACAATCGGCTTCATTTTGAGTTGAACTTCAAATTAGTTTGAAGTTCACTCAAGTTTGTACAAAAGACCTGTCATGGCTCAGGACGAACATGTTTCAGAGCGGACATGGTTCAGTGCGAACATGGCTCAGAACGAAATGTTCGATCTCAGTCCCATCACGTAGGCTGTGTCCACTCCAGTTCGCCCAGGGAAAAGGATTTGCACGTCAGGAGTTACGTCGAACCAGGGTGTGATTTGAGCACGATAGAAGAATTCCAACCCGTGACCGTCATTGACGCCCCCTAAGGCGAGATTCAGAATCGGGCCAATTTCATCACTGATTCCGTTGTAGTACCAGCCAGCTCCGAATCCATCGTGATTACGACCAGGAAGCGGGCTTGATCCTCCAACTCCGAAACTTAAGAACCAGGCTAATGGGTTTGCTTCATCATCGCCGAGGCCTGCTCGACCGAAGACTCCCCAACCACGTGTTGGATCACAAGGATCTGTCACCAGATACTGATCGAAGTTGTAGTACATTGACCATGAACCGGAGGTCTGGTTAATGGGGACATTCGGGAGAATGATTCGAGGATCTTGTCCCAGACTCGTGTAGTCTCTGCTGCTCCAGGTTCCAGCGAAGAGTTGATGGCCCGGCTTCCCGAAGAAATTCGTCGGAAGTCGGAGTTCGGCAGCCATCGAAATGCCCTCCGCAAATAGATCGCTGATTCCGACTGTCGAGGCTGTATCTTCAGGGTTCAGCAATGTAAATGTGAAGATCGGCTCGCCGTTTTCCATCCAGACAAATCCGGCACCGAGAGTTGAATAAGGAACTGTTCGCAGGGCGATGGGGTTGATGACCATGCCTAGATTTGAGAACTGCTTCGTTCCGCGACCATGGGCAAAAGCGTTTGCATCTCCATCGAACGTATCCATCTTTCCGAAGAAGACCGCAAAGTTTTCAGAAAACGCTTGTGTGAAAAGAACGTTCGTCAGGTAAATTTCATCTGAGTCAGGAACGGGGAGAGATGAGGAGATCGTACTCGGCATGAACGCACCGGTTGATCCGTCGAGTGTCTGGCCAAATCGATGTTCAGCCCGCAACTTCACAAACAGACCTTCCTGGATTCCGAGTTTGCCAGCATCGATGTTCACGAGGTAGTCGCCATGCCCGCTGTAGCGAAATTTGCGGTCCAAACCACCTTCGACAACACCAAAATTGAAGGTCGTCAGGTTGGCTTGGAAATTCATTCCAGACTCGGCCAGATCGGTTCGCAGACCTCCCCAATCACCTGTCAGGTAGGGAGAACTTGAAGAGAAGCAGCCTTCGTCAAGGACACCGCAGCAGGCATCACAGCCTGACCCGATTGAATTGGACTTCAGGCAAAGATCTGGGTCGCCAAACAGACAGGACGCTTCATCGGCCATTGCGAGTTGACTCGAAGCGACCACTGCGAGCGCAATTCCGAGTGTCCAAAATCGTTTGATGACGGACTTCAAATTGATCTCTGACAACCCACACATATCTCATCATCCTTGAAAAGAGAGAATCCGGTATCATTGCATCGGATTGTGAGTCAGCATGAATGTAGGGTTATGCTGAAGCTGCCAGGGAGAAGGGAACAGGTGATTCGCATGTAGTGATTGTAGGGCTTGTGGTGATTCTTTCCTTTGAGACGATTCCGTCTCAAAGAGGCGTTGTGCTCCATCGTATTTGTCGAACCTATCTTCGAGACCAGTCTCGTCGTGAGATGTCAGTGGTGTCCACGGAATGTGAGACATACAGCAAATTGACTGTCGAAATTGTTTATCATCGACGAAATTGGGGCTCTTTCGTACAATGAACAGCCCCCCAAATGGATCCGTTGACGCGATGTGCTCTTCGATTCCCTCACTTCAGTAACACGCCGAGTCCTTATGTTTTTTCAGCCTGCCATCACTCGTTCTTCTCTTGTCTCTCGTCGAGAGATGTTGCTTGAGTCCGGAACCGGATTTGGTGCCCTGGCTTTGGCTTCGCTGCTTCCCCAATCGGCCCTTGGAGATGCCTCCGCTTCGATTTCACATATTGCGCCCCGTGCCAAGAGTGTGATCTTCCTGTTCATGGAAGGTGGCCCCAGCCAAATGGACCTGTTCGACCCGAAGCCGCAACTCAATAAGCTGGCAGGGAAGCCTCTACCTCCCGGATACAAACGAGTTGTCACAGCCATGGGGGAACTCAACTCACCGTTACTCGCATCAAAACGGAAGTGGAAGCAATACGGCGAGGCCGGAACCTGGGTCTCCGACTGGATTCCAAATATTGCGCAGTGTGTCGATGACATGGCTGTGATTCGTTCATGCTGGACGAATGGAATCAACCACTCAGGCGGTGTTTGTCAGATGAACACTGGCACTCCATTAGCTGGACGTCCTTCATTAGGGGCTTGGGTGAATTACGGGCTCGGTACAGAAAATCAGAACTTACCTGCTTTCGTTGTGATGACCGATAACAAAGCACAGGTCACCAACGGTCCTCGAAACTGGGGAACAGGATTCATGCCCGCCAGTTATCAGGGAACCAAACTCGACGTCGGCAACGAGCCCATTGCGAATCTCAACAATCCGGAAGGGATTTCGGTTGAGCGGCAACGAAACAAGTTGGGCCTGTTGAACTCGCTGAATCGTGACCACTTCAAAGATCGTACATTTCAAACAGAATTAGAAGCCAGAATCAAAAGTTACGAGCTCGCATTTCGCATGCAAGCGAATGCTCCAGAAGCGATTGATCTTGAATCAGAAACGGCTGCCACACAACAGCTTTACGGTTTGGACGATCCGAAAACAGAAGCGTATGGAAGGAACTGTCTATTGGCCCGGCGACTTGTTGAACGGGGAGTTCGATTTGTTCAACTGTATCATGGCGCCGGAAGTAAGTGGGACGCGCACCGCGACATTGAAGGGAACCATACTCGAATGTGCGGGCAAAGTGATAAGCCTGTTGCCGGTCTGATCAAAGATCTGAAACAGCGAGGACTCCTCGATGAGACACTCGTCGTCTGGGGAGGCGAGTTTGGCCGGACTCCGATGAGCGAAAAGGGAAATGGTCGGGACCATAATCCGACTGGCTTTACAATGTTCATGGCGGGCGGAGGTGTTGCTGGGGGACAGACAATCGGTTCGACCGACGATCTAGGATTCCACGCTGTCGAAGACCGCCTGCATGTTCACGATCTGCATGCTACGATTCTCTATCTGATGGGAATCGATCATATGAAGCTAACCTATCTACACAAAGGACGTCCGGAGCGGCCCACACAAAACGAAGGTGATGCCTACCGACTGATTACGCAGCGTCCCTTGGTCCGCAAGGAACTTTCATCGTAGTTTCACACTGCTCACCGAATCTTCATCTGTTCTGCTGATTCGGACAATCAGAGGTCCACTCTCCAGTGAACGGGGGCATTATCCTGTTGCGTTCGCTGTTTGGCGGATGAAGTGCCAAACTGAGCTGGGATCACTTCCTTCCCATCCTGTTGTGAATCTACGAGGATTGGCGCAGTTCGAAACTCTCTCAAACTGTTGTGAGGACGCAATGAAGTGGTCATGGAAACTTGGCGAAGTTGCTGGCATTGGCATCTTCATGCATTCGACGTTTCTGATTTTGATCGTCTGGATCGGCGTGAGTTATTGGCGTGTGGAACAGAGCGCCCTGGCGGTTGTAGAAGGTGTCGGTTTTATTCTCGCTCTGTTTGGCTGTGTGGTCCTTCATGAATTGGGGCATGCCTTTGCAGCCAAGTCGTTCGGAATTCAGACTCGCGACATCACTTTACTCCCGATAGGTGGGGTCGCTCGACTGGAGCGAATGCCCGAAGATCCTTGGCAGGAATTCATTGTCGCCATCGCCGGTCCGTTCGTGAACGTTTTGATTGCGATGGTTCTCTTTGTGGGCCTTACTGTGAGCGGAGCTTTGGGAACTCTGGAGGATCTGATCGCAACGAGCGGTTCGTTCCTGATGCGATTAATGTTCGTCAACGTCGTGCTCGTCGTCTTTAATCTGATCCCTGCTTTTCCAATGGATGGAGGCCGGGTATTGCGGGCGATCCTGGCTTCACAAATGGACTATGCCCAAGCAACTCGAATTGCTGCCACAGTTGGTCAGACCATTGCCATCGCTCTCGGATTTCTCGGTCTGATTTCGAATCCTGTACTCGTTTTGATTGCTTTGTTTGTCTGGATTGGAGCAGGCTATGAAGCTGCGTCTGTGACACTCCGCTCCGCCGTCAGTGGCATCACGGCTAAAGTTGTCATGCTGACTCACTACGAGACTTTGACTCCACAGGATTCGGTACAGGATGCTGTCGACCTGACGTTACGCGGATCTCAAAAAGACTTTCCTGTCATCGACAATCAAGGAACTGTTCTCGGTGTTCTGACACAATCTGGAATGTTGAAAGCGATCACCTCAACCGGTCCCGACACGCAAGTTGTTGACGCAATGATCAGAGATGTTCAACCGACCACGACTGGGGAAATGTTGGAGTCGCTGTTAGTTCGACTCAAGGATGAGGAATGCCAGACTGTCCCCGTCGTTGAACAGGGACAGCTCGTAGGGATCGTCACAATGGAGAACGTCAGCGAATTTCTACGAATCCAACAGGCCATCAACGCTTGAGAACTTTACCGGGGAATCTGGCGAGCCCCGTTAGTCTTTGCTTTCGTTTCGGAGTTCAGAGATTTGATCCGCGCTGAGGCGTCCCTGGAAGATTTTGACCTCATCGATCCAGCCGTCGAAGTTGCGGCCGGTTCCGGCGCGATGCCCTCCGATGATGAGTCCACCTGTTTCACATGCAGGACCAGGAATGGGAACCGCATGTTCACTCACCTGTTTTCCGTTGACGTACAACCTGAGCTTCTTTTGATCAAACGTGAACGCAACGTGGTTCCATTTTCCGAGTAGCTGTTCCCGGTCAAGCAGCGTGTTAAATGGCCCTTGAGCACCTGTGGTTGGTGCAGCCTCTGGTTTCGAAGCGGGTTTCACTGTGAATGTGTAAAGTTGCAGGTTGATCTTGTCGGGCTGATCGGTCGCTCGCATTCCAAGCGACAGGTTCCAGGCTCCAGTTTGGCTCGGCTCCCCCTCTGCGGTGCTTTCCAGTAAGAATGATCTTGAACTGGAATCATGCTCTGGGAGAGTTTCCGGTTTGAACCACATGGAAACAGTGTGTTCAGCGGAGTTGTCATCCAGAAAACTTCTTGGGACGGTCAAGTATTGTTGCTTGCTTCTTGAAAAGTGAACAGATCCTCCGAGAGCTCCATCCTGTTGGTTGATCGTTGGTCCGTTGACTGGAGTCGCATCGATGCGACTCCCCAATGGAGACTCATTCTTGAAACCGTTATCGAAGTTCCAGTGAGCACGCAATTCGGGAGCGGCGTCCTCGTCGCTGTCGACTGTCATTTCATTCAGGTCAATTTCGATCTTGCGATTTACAACTCCATCAGGTTGGCGAAACTCAGCAATCAGCTTTGCATTCTCTGTGGTTCCGTCCGCAGTCAGTGTCAGAAATTGCCAGCCCTCGACCAGCGACCACTCAAGCGAAGGATGATAGACGTCCAGTGATGTGATCGTCCGGGTGTGTCCTGGAGAAATGATAAAGTCGTGCAGATCATAACCGACTCGCTGGGGACGAATCAGATGACGGGCAACATGGATATCTCCACCGAGGAGTACGACTCCACCGATCTTCTCAGTCTTGATGAAATCCAACAGAGCATCACGTTCGTACCAGTATGTGAACATGTCGTCGGTTTCGCGATTCTTCTTGTCCTGCCAGATCGCTCCCATCGACAGCACTTTGAATGGAGCCTTGGACTCTTTCAGACTCTTCAACAACCAGTCCCACTGCTCCGCTCCGAAGCAAGTCGGCTGTTTTGGATCAACCGGAGACGGTTCGGATTGTGAGAAATATCTGGGGTCGAGCAAGAAGACTTCCATCATTCCCAGATCGACTTTGTGATACACACCTTCAGTTCCGTTTCCATATTGAGAATGAGCGCGGTATTCCACAAAGCCCTGACGGGTCTTCCCCTTACCGTTCATCATGTTTAAGCCGTTGCCGTTATTGAGACCAAAGTCATGATCATCCCAGGTACCGACAACAGGTGTGTGAGCAGCCAATTTTTCAAGATCGGAAACCTGTAGGAACTGGCGTTGTTTCTCGCGCACGATCGCCAGATCCGAAGTGTCGATATACGGGGTGTCTCCCATCAGGAAGACCGTGTCGACACCTAATTTCTCCATCTCGTTCCAGATGCCATTCGGTTCGATATCAACACAGGAAACGAAGCTTGCAGAGACGCGATTCCCTTTCCGGGCAGGGTCGACTGTGGTGAAAGTGTGATCCTTTTCTGAAGCGACAGATTCTTTCTGGCTCCCGCGGATCTCATCAATTTGATAGCTGTAGTTTGTTGCTGGTTTCAGACCGGTGACTTCAAACTTTGCGACAAAGTCATTCGCTTCGGTAGCGGTCGTTGTCACTTTCTTGATTGGTTGACCATCTTTCAGGACGGTCAATTGCAACTTTGTCTCGATCTTTCCTGGTCGATACAGAATCCGCGCGGTCGTCGGCTCGACTGTTCCAACAATCGGACCAACGATTTCGTCTGCCTCAGCGATGCCTCCCAGAGAAGTCAACGGGATGAGACCAGTGAAGAGGGCAAGCAACACAACTTTCGAAATCACAACTGGATGTTTCACTGCAGAAGACTCCTGGCGCGGCCTGCTCGGTCGCTGGATAAAGTTCCGGAACGGAAGGGGACGATAGAGTACGGCATTCGAGTATCAAATTAAATACTCGCGTCCCAGAGCGTACTCGCTCGCCGTGCCCGCTCTCCGTACATCGGGATTTCGATGGTGAATTTCTTCGATGAGGCTCAACTGGCAGAATCAGAGATCGTATTGTGGTTTTCACTGGACCCGGTCGCGGATATGCTGATGGGATGAACTCAGAGACTTCTCAGCATGTGACTCAAATTCTATCGGCTCTCAATTCAGGGGAGCAGCAGGGAACCGATACGTTACTCCGGATTGTTTACAATGAACTTCGTCGGCTTGCGACCGCTCGGCTGAACCAGGAAGCATCCGGGCAAACTCTTCAACCAACTGCACTGGTACATGAAGCGTATTTACGTCTGGTGAAAGGAGATGAGCAACAATCGTGGGATTCTCGTGGCCACTTCTTTGCAGCGGCTGCCGAAGCGATGCGACGAATTCTCATTGAAAATGCGCGTCGAAAAGCAGCCGTGAAACATGGAGGAGGCCTGCAACGGCTCGAACTGGACGATGCCGACGCAGTTGTCTCGGCGACGGATCAAAAACTGTTGGAAGTCGATGAGGCGATTACCGAGCTAGAGAAGGTGGAACCATTGAAAGCGAAGCTGGTCAAGTTGCGATACTTTGCCGGGCTGGAGGAATCCGAGGCCGCGGCAGCTCTGGGGATTTCCCGAGCGACAGCTTCGCGGTGGTGGACTTTTTCTAAAGCCTGGCTTTATGCACATATGAACGACGAGTCGTAACGACTGTCAGCTAATATGTTTAGAGCTCGGGGCCGAGTCAGCGAGAAGTACAGTTCGGATGATTTTACAAATTTCGTGAGGCGCAACGAGACAAAAAAACGCATGACCTGTCGGACCGTAATAACATTCCCGCGAGGAAGAAAGCGGCATCCATATCCGCAAGTGATATGACCTTGGAGAGAAAATATGTCCGACGCAACCCCCAATGAGCCCTCTGAAACGTTTCAGGAAACATCTGTCGATCCGAACTCGATTGAAGGAGTTTTTCTCACAGCGTTGGCAAAATCAACTCCGGAAGAATGTGAAGCATTTCTGAAAGAAGCTTGCGGAGACAATGCAGAACGTCGACAGCGAATTGATGCCCTCCTGCGTGCATACAACGATGCCGGAAGTTTTCTGGAGACACCTCCCCAAGGTGTGCCCACGAGTCTCGATCCACTGAGTTTCGACTTTCTGGAACCTACCGAAGACCCCGGGTTGTTGGGGACTTTGGGCCCGTACGAAATTTACGAAGTGATTGGTCGAGGCGGGATGGGCATCGTCTTTCGTGCTCGAGATCCCAAGCTGAACCGTGTGGTTGCTGTGAAAGTTCTCGCACCCGAACTGGCAGCCAATCCCAATGCCAAAAGACGATTTGTTCGAGAAGCTCAGGCTGCTGCGGCTGTCTCGCATCCCCATGTCGTCACGATTCACGCAGTCGATGAAGATGAGAAAATTCCTTATCTGGTCATGGAATGTGTTGTCGGGCAGTCGCTGCAACAAAAACTCGACAAAGTTGGATCGCTACGATTAACCGAAGTGCTGCGGATCAGCAAACAGGTCGCTGAGGGGCTGGCAGCTGCTCACAAGCAAGGGCTGATTCATCGTGATATCAAACCTGCGAACATTCTCCTGGAGAACGGTGTGGAACGAGTCAAAATCACCGATTTTGGTCTGGCTCGGGCGGTCGACGATGTCTCAGTCACTCGAACCGGTGAAGTCGCCGGGAGTCCGCAGTTTATGTCTCCTGAGCAGGCGATGGGGCAGCGTGTCGATCAGCGGAGTGATTTGTTCAGTTTAGGCTGCGTGATGTATGCGATGTGTGCCGGACGTTCACCATTTCGGGCGACCAGTGTTGCGGCGGCCATTCGACGAGTTTGCGATGACAACCCGCGACCAATCGAGGAAATCAACGCGGAAGTCCCGGAGTGGATGATTGCGATCATCGAAAAACTTCTCGATAAAGATCCCGGTCAAAGATTCCAGACAGCCGAGGAAGTGGTCGAAGTATTGGAAGACCACTTAGCGGGTGTTCAAGGATCGAACCCGGTACAACAACGTACCTATCGGGCTAAGAGAGTTTCCACGCCCAGTGCGCAACCTCCAGTCAATCACTCATCCAATCCTCGTGTTGTGGTTGGAAGCATCTTGAGTGTAATGGGAGCAATTTTGTGTCTTGGTGGAATTCTGCTGACCGCTGTCAATTTGAGTAACGAAGTACAAATCGCAGGAGCCGGTTTCTCTCCGCTGTGGGCGATTTTTGTGGGAGCAGCTCTGGCCTTTGCCGGTCAACTTTTAAAGCAGAAACGACTCACATCAGGAAGTTGGCTTATTCTTTTATTGTTGCTGCTCGGTCCTGCTGGCTTTGCAATCTGGCTGATCAAGAAAAATGATTTTGAAGAAGCTGACCGTAAAGCGAGTGAAGAAGATCCGATCGCGACCACGCAGGAATTTACTCAACAAGTTCCTGATGGACTGCCGTTGCTGGATCGACTCTCATCGAGTTTGATGCGGCTGGCTTTGCTTGGCCCAGTCTTTTTGCTGATCGGGTTTTGCATCTGGGCCATGATGCCAAAAATGATCGAAGGCGAACTGGTGCAGTTCATTATTATGGGGATCGGGCCAGCGTTGTTTGGAGCAGCGATCATCGGTTGGTTTGGGAGCCATTTGAAGAATGATGAATGGGGTTGGGAAGCCTACTACAAAGGTGTTTGTGCCGGGTTCCTCGCCATACTTCTTCCTCCTGTCTGGCTGGTTGGAATTCCGATTGGGTTTGCATCCCTATGGATTTTGAATCAACAGGAAGTGATTCAATCCTTTCGTGAAAAAGGAAAGGGCGAGGCCGTCCGAGTTGTGGTCCCAAGTTTTCTATTGGATATTGGGACTGTCATCGGAGCATTGGTTTCCTCATCCCTTTTGATTCTTATTGCGGTGAATGCGGATGGCCTTTTCAGTTCAGTCAATTTTATTGAGGGAATGCTCTCCTTTCTCGGTCTGTCGCTACTGCTGCTTCCTTTTCGAGGGGAACTTTTTCGAGGGCGTTTTTTGAGAGATCTCAGTCTTTGCCTGGGAGTGACCCTCCTTGCAGGTCTTGGGTTTGCAGTTGTGAGAGAGGGAGGGATCGGAGTTCCAGAAATGATTGTTGTCGGAACAATCGTTTCCATTCTGCTTCTTCTACCAGTGCTCATTGTGTGGAAATTTCTAATTGCTCCTGCTCAACAACGAAGTGAGACACCGACGATTCCACTCGCAAGGCCAATCGCTCAGAAGCAACCGAAGTGGTCGTTGGGAAGACGGCTGCTGATTGGGGGGCTGGTTGGAATATTCATCCTTGGAGTTCAGTATGCAGCTCCTCAACTGCAACAGGCGTTTTCCCCACTCGGTTCGCTTGTGGTTGAACACTCTGGATCGGTGAAACCGGAAGCAATTCTGATTGATGGAAAGCAGGTCCGTTCAGCAAAGCAGTCCGGTGATATCACTCTCTTCAAAGGACTCAAGCCGGGGCTTCACAGAATACAGATTACTTTGAATGGGGACCGGGATGAATTCGAGAAAATTAATAACTACGAGATCAACATTCGACCAGGTGTGACTCATAGGATTCCACTGCGTCGCTTAGTCAAAATGAATGCAGGGATGGAACTCGGACCGGCATCGGGCGAGTACGGAGGATTGATTTTAGAAATTCAAGACCCCAAATTGAAAGTTCTTCTCGTGAGGTTCGACTCCAACGATACCGGATTTCGTGGCAATCTCTTGAGTCAAGGAGAACATCAGGTTTCAGTCGGGAAGTATCAAATTGTCCTCCTCGATGGGCTTGCCGGTTGGTTTCTGAATCTCAAAGATGAGCAAAGCAACCAGTCTTTCAAGCAGGTTTATGAAGTGGTCAACAAAATTTATGGAGAGGGTTATGGTGGAACATCGGGTTACGGGGGAGCTGGGGTTATTGGTAACCGTTCTTCCGTCATGAAGTCCGCCGGGTATCGGCCAGGACTGTATGACAGTCGTTCTGGAACTTGGTCCATCATTCAATACTCGATTGGTTCGGTCGAAATCAAGCCGGGGCAGTTCGAGTCCGTCGTCGCCAAACGAGATTTGAAAGCGATCGCGCGTCAACATGATGACTTCGTCGATGGTAAGTTTTATTGGTTTTTGTGGAACGGCGATAAGTATTCGTTCTCTGCGCCTCAGGCGCGAGTGATTCAAGAATTACTGGAGGCGTATGCGAACGGCAATTCAGCAGTCATGGAATCAGATGTACTGAAAAAACTCAACGCGGACCGGGAGGAACCGGTCACTTCGCTGGAGGAAGTTTTCAACGACGGAAAGCATCCTGGCTGGAAACAATTGGTCGACTGGACCAGGGAAGGTAATGACGCTTCTCTCAAATTGACGAAGTTGATCAATTCGTCAGTGAAGAACAGCTACGGAAGTGGTAGCGGGATGGGCGGATTTGGTGGCCCCTCGACAGCCCCAACGAAACCCAAAGAGACCGGAGCGGTTATCCTGACGACCACTGATCAAGGCTTGACTGTTAACGTTTCACAAGATGAATTTGGATCATTCCAAAATTTGTCTAAACAAACAACCTCGCTTCCAGTCGGCACATACTCCGTGATGGTGTTCGACAAAATGTTCGGCTGGGGATCGACGAAAACGAAAGGACCGGTCACACCTCCATCCTACTACGATGGACAGCTTGATGTGACAAAAGGCGAGTTCACAGATCTGGAGGTCAGGCGTGACTGGAAAAAATTGGCAGCCCAAGAGCCCGTCATGATGGAAGGGTTTTACCCCTTTGTCTGGAATGGCAAGGACTTCGTTCTGTCGAAGCAACAATCTGGAATTGTGCAGCAACTCTTCAAAGCGTTTGCAAATGGGAAGATCGCCGTTGACGCAGAAGATCTGGTTGAAACTGAAGACGCAGGCGAGGAGATTAAACGTATCTTCAACAACGGGAATCATCCCGCCTGGGGTGATCTGGTCAAGGTGTTAGAAGATGAAAAGCTGCAGCTCAATTTTGCTTTCAGCCACAGTCATCCGGCTTATCAAATTCCGGATGGAATGCATCAAATCGTATTTCGCATCAACCAAAAGTTTGGGATTTATGAGGACTATCCGATCGGCCGGCAAGTGAATGTCCTCGTTTCGTTAGAAAAAGGGGGAGAGAAGCTTCCTCTGATTCAGGAGGCTGCCGTCTACGTTCGGACCGACCATGTTAGTTTTGAGGAAAATGAATTCATGACAAGCTTGTCAATCCTTGTGACTCAGGAACAGGCAGATGCCTATAAGCTTGCAAAGCAGCACGCAGAGATCGAATACGACTGGGGTGAAGTCCTGTCCGAATTCCCTCAACCGACACTCAACGAGAAGACCTACAAGGAATTGAAGGCAAAAGCCGAGTCGATGGAGTGAAAGCTTGTGGCTGACGGATTGATCTGTCAACGATTTCGTCGCCGTGGTAAAAATCGAATGACGACATCGTCAGAAATTCGATTTACAGGGATCACTCATGAATAAGACTAAACGGTTGCTCGGAGCGGGAATTTTCTTCGCTGCAATCTGGTTGATTTATCAGGTCGCAGCAGAGTCACTCGCTGATGATGTAAAACCGATTCCGACTGAAACAGTTAAGGATTCCGTTCGTAAAGCGATGCAACGCAAGCTCGTTCTTTCCAAGGAAATCTTGAACGGCCTGGTGTTGCAGGACTATGACAGCATCGAAAAGGCGGCAGCTGAGATGAAGAAGGTCAGTCTTCAATCTCCGCAGCAGATCGAAGGAGATCGGACAGAAAACGAACTCTACCAGCATTTTCGCTTAGAGTTTTTGAGAATCAACAGCCTTATGGAAAAAATGGCTCAGGAAAAGAATCTTGAAGGAGCTGCGTACGCCTATCAAAATCTCAATGCAAATTGTCTCGCCTGTCACAGCTATCTGCACGACA from Thalassoglobus polymorphus includes the following:
- a CDS encoding serine/threonine-protein kinase; the encoded protein is MSDATPNEPSETFQETSVDPNSIEGVFLTALAKSTPEECEAFLKEACGDNAERRQRIDALLRAYNDAGSFLETPPQGVPTSLDPLSFDFLEPTEDPGLLGTLGPYEIYEVIGRGGMGIVFRARDPKLNRVVAVKVLAPELAANPNAKRRFVREAQAAAAVSHPHVVTIHAVDEDEKIPYLVMECVVGQSLQQKLDKVGSLRLTEVLRISKQVAEGLAAAHKQGLIHRDIKPANILLENGVERVKITDFGLARAVDDVSVTRTGEVAGSPQFMSPEQAMGQRVDQRSDLFSLGCVMYAMCAGRSPFRATSVAAAIRRVCDDNPRPIEEINAEVPEWMIAIIEKLLDKDPGQRFQTAEEVVEVLEDHLAGVQGSNPVQQRTYRAKRVSTPSAQPPVNHSSNPRVVVGSILSVMGAILCLGGILLTAVNLSNEVQIAGAGFSPLWAIFVGAALAFAGQLLKQKRLTSGSWLILLLLLLGPAGFAIWLIKKNDFEEADRKASEEDPIATTQEFTQQVPDGLPLLDRLSSSLMRLALLGPVFLLIGFCIWAMMPKMIEGELVQFIIMGIGPALFGAAIIGWFGSHLKNDEWGWEAYYKGVCAGFLAILLPPVWLVGIPIGFASLWILNQQEVIQSFREKGKGEAVRVVVPSFLLDIGTVIGALVSSSLLILIAVNADGLFSSVNFIEGMLSFLGLSLLLLPFRGELFRGRFLRDLSLCLGVTLLAGLGFAVVREGGIGVPEMIVVGTIVSILLLLPVLIVWKFLIAPAQQRSETPTIPLARPIAQKQPKWSLGRRLLIGGLVGIFILGVQYAAPQLQQAFSPLGSLVVEHSGSVKPEAILIDGKQVRSAKQSGDITLFKGLKPGLHRIQITLNGDRDEFEKINNYEINIRPGVTHRIPLRRLVKMNAGMELGPASGEYGGLILEIQDPKLKVLLVRFDSNDTGFRGNLLSQGEHQVSVGKYQIVLLDGLAGWFLNLKDEQSNQSFKQVYEVVNKIYGEGYGGTSGYGGAGVIGNRSSVMKSAGYRPGLYDSRSGTWSIIQYSIGSVEIKPGQFESVVAKRDLKAIARQHDDFVDGKFYWFLWNGDKYSFSAPQARVIQELLEAYANGNSAVMESDVLKKLNADREEPVTSLEEVFNDGKHPGWKQLVDWTREGNDASLKLTKLINSSVKNSYGSGSGMGGFGGPSTAPTKPKETGAVILTTTDQGLTVNVSQDEFGSFQNLSKQTTSLPVGTYSVMVFDKMFGWGSTKTKGPVTPPSYYDGQLDVTKGEFTDLEVRRDWKKLAAQEPVMMEGFYPFVWNGKDFVLSKQQSGIVQQLFKAFANGKIAVDAEDLVETEDAGEEIKRIFNNGNHPAWGDLVKVLEDEKLQLNFAFSHSHPAYQIPDGMHQIVFRINQKFGIYEDYPIGRQVNVLVSLEKGGEKLPLIQEAAVYVRTDHVSFEENEFMTSLSILVTQEQADAYKLAKQHAEIEYDWGEVLSEFPQPTLNEKTYKELKAKAESME